From Streptomyces sp. SAI-135:
TGCGTCCGCCCCCGGGTGGGCGGTGAGGGGCCATGGGTCCCGGCGAGGGGACAGGACGGCCCTGACGCCGGGGCCGATGGTCCACCGGGCCGGCCCTAGGGGTGCCGGATCGACCGGCCGGTGATCTCGAAGGGGTCGACGCACACCCACAGGTCGCGTCGGCCGCCGGCCCAGGGCTCGCTGTACGCCCGCTCGCTCAGCCGGCGGATCGTCTCGGGACGTGTCACACGCCGGGCACGGCCGCGCACCAGCACGCTCCAGCCCTCCCGGAACACGTCGTCGATGTGGTCGACCTCGAAGGCGACCCGCTTTCCGAGGATCTGGGACGGGAGGGCGCCGTGAGCGGTCCTGAAGGCGATGGAGCCGTCCACGACGCTGTAGTTGACGGGGAGGATGCTCACCCCGTCGGCGGTGACCACCCCGAGTCTGCCCACACCGTGGGTCGACAGCAGGCGGCGGCACTCCTCGACGCCGAGCACCTCGGACTCCGCGCCTGCCACGGGCTTTCCGCGGCCGGGCGGCATCTCGGTGTCACAGCCGGTGAGGGCGGTCACGCCGGTGCCCAGGGCGTCCGCCAGCCGCACCAGGGTGCTGATGCCGGGTGTGGCGGCAGGGCTCTCCTCCAGGTAGCGGAGGTAGCCGGGTGCCATGCCCGCCCGGTCGGCCACCTCCCGTCGGGTCAGGCCCAGTTCGCCACGGCGGTGCAGGAGCCGGCGGCCCAGGTCCCCCGGTCCGGCACCGGCCGTCGCGTGGCCGGTCGTGGGTGACGTGTCTGCGGGCATAGTGCTCGCCTCCGGGTTCACGTGGCCGCAGCAACGGCGAGGGTGTCGTGGCGCGGTTCGCCCAGCACGACCTTGAGCGCGCCGGTGTCGGACGCACGGCCGAAGACGTCGTACGCCTCCTCCATGCGGTCCAGCGGGAACGTGTGGGTGATCAGCGACGAGGTGGGCAGCCGTCCGGCGGCCGCCATCCGCAGCAGGGTGGGGGTGGACGAGGTGTCGACCAGGCCGGTCGTCACCGTCACGTTCTTGATCCACAGGTCTTCCAGGTGCAGCGTGGCGGGCTTGCCGTGCACTCCGACGTTGGCCACCCGGCCGCCGGGACGCACCATCCGCGTGCACAGTTCGAAGCTCTCCGGCACGCCCACGGCCTCGATGACCACGTCGGCCCCCAGGCCGTCGGTGAGGTCCGCGACGAGTTGCCCGGGGTCGTCCCGCACGGTCACGACCGCGTCGGCGCCGAGCCGCTTGGCGGCGTCCAGCCGGGAGTCGGCCAGGTCGACGGCGATGATCCGCTCCGGTGTGTACAGCTGTGCGGTGCGGATCGCGGCCAGGCCGACGGGGCCCGCCCCGACGACGGCGACGGTGTCTCCGGGCCGTACGGATCCGTTGAGGACGCCCACCTCGTAGGCGGTCGGGAAGATGTCGGCGAACAGGACGGCGTCCTGAGCGCTCAGCCCGGCGGGCAGCGGGTGCACGGACAGGTCCGCGAAGGGCACCCGCACGTACTCGGCCTGCGTGCCGTGGATGCGGTGGCCCAGGATCCAGCCCCCGCCGCCCAGGCACTGGCCGTACATGGCCTGCCGGCAGAAGCGGCAGCGGCCGCAGGCGGTGATGCAGGAGACCAGGACCTCGTCGCCCGGCCGGACCGTACGCACGTCGCCGCCCGTCTCGACGATCTCGCCGACCGCCTCGTGGCCCAGGATGGTGCCGGGCTCCACCTCGGGCACGTCGCCCTTGAGGATGTGGAGATCCGTTCCGCAGATGGTGACGGCCTTGACCCGGACGACGGCGTCGGTGGGGTCCTGGATCACCGGGTCCGGGACCTCCTGCCAGGCGGACTGTCCGGGACCGTGGAAAACGAGGCCCTTCATGACCGTTCCTCCTTCGGTGGGGTGCCCTACGGCTCCAGCGTGAGCCGGACGGCGGACATCCGCATGGGCCGACCGGCCCTGACCACGCGGCAGGACGGCACTGTGCCTTCCGGCCCGCGGCCGGGACGGAGCAGTGACCGTGGGCCGCAGCCCCCGCTTCCGACCGGTGCGCGCCCGCACGCGGCCGGGTCCGTCCACAGCCCCGCGTCACCGGCGCAGTGGCCCCTCGACCGGCCGGGGCCGGTCCGTGGTCACCCGCACGCGGGCTGCCTCGACGGCTTCCCACTGCTCGCTGTCGAGGGTGGCCAGGGCGGCGGGGAAGACCCCGTCCTGCTCCTTGAGGATGTGCTCGCGCAGCAGGCCGAGCGTCTCGACCAGACGCTCCGGCCAGGAGGCGTCGGCCAGGAACGGCCCGTCCGCCTCCGCCAGCACGGCCTCGATACGCCGGTGCTCGTCCTTCAGCGCGGCGATCTTCTCGGGGAACTCGACGGCCAGGGCCGGGAACAGGCCCTGCTCCTCGACCCGGGTGTGCGGACCGAGCACGGCCGTGATCTCCCGGGCGAGCTCCGCCATCCGCGTGACCGCGCGGTCGCGGTGGGCTTCGCGCACCCGGCTGATGAGGGCGACGACCCGCTCGTGCTCCATGGTCAGCTCGTCGATGGTTTCCAGGGCCTGGCAGCCGCAGTACTCGCACATGGTGGGTCTCCGCGCCCGTCAGCCGGCCTGCGCCGCGGGGGCGCGGCGGGCGAGGGCCCGGCGGACGCCGGTGCCGGTGAAGACGAGGGCCGCGGCCGCCACCGCGGCGAGCAGGACCAGGCCCAGCGCGTAGGAGTCGTAGGCGCCGTAGACCGAGCCCATCACCAGCGGCGGGACGAAGCCGCCCAGGCCGCCCGCCGCGCCGACGACTCCGGTGACCGAGCCGGTCCGGTCGGGCGGGGCCAGCAGGGCCACGTAGGCGAAGGTCGCTCCGCTGGCGGCGCCGAGCGCCGCGGCCATGGCGAGGAAGGCGACGGTGCCCAGCGGGGCCAGGGACGGTGTGAAGGACTGTGCCAGCGCTCCGGCGACGACCACCGCGAGCGCCCCGGCCAGGACGCGGGCCGGGCCGATCCGGTCCGAGAGCCAGCCCCCGATCGGCCGCATGACCACGGCGAGCAGCACGAAGCCGGCCATGCGGTCGGCGGCGTCCGTCTGGCTGAGGCCGTAGCCGGTCTTGAGGTAGGTGGGCAGGTAGACCGAGAAGGCGACGTACCCGCCGAACGCGACCGCGTACAGCGCGGAGGCCTGCCAGGTGATGGCGAGCTCGAAGGTGCCGGCCAGCCGGCGGGCCAGCGGCTCGGTGGGGACCGTACGGCCGGGCGCGTCCCGCAGGACCAGCGCGGCCAGCACCGCGTAGCCGGCCAGGACGACCGCCGTGATCACGAACGGCGTGGACGTGCCGTTCGCGTCCACCAGCTTGACCGTGGTCAGGGCGCTGATCGCGGTGCCGCCCATGCCCGTCCCGAAGACTCCGATGGCGAGGCCGCGCCGGGCGGGCGGGAACCACGCGCTGACGAAGGGCACCCCGACGGCGAACGCGGTCCCGCCCACGCCCAGGAAGAAGCCGCCGGCCAGCAGCGCGGCGAGCGAGGAGTGCCCGGCCAGGCCGAGATACAGCACGGGTGCGATGGTGACCGCCGAGACCAGCGGGAACATCACCCGTCCGCCGTACCGGTCGGTCAGTGCGCCGACCGGGATGCGGCCCAGCGAACCGACCACCACCGGCACCGCGACGAGCAGCGACTGCTGGAACGAGGACAGGTCGAGGGAGTCCTTGAACCGGGGGCCGAGGGGGCTCAGCAGTGCCCACGCCCAGAAGTTCAGGGCGAAGCCGACCGTCGCCAGGCCCAGCATCAGCCACGCGCGCCCCGGCACCGGCGCCGGGGACGCCGTGGGGTTCCTCTTGGACGAGTGCAGCACCATCGCGTGCCTCCTGATCACGGTTCCGGCCGCTTCGCGCCTGACAGGGCGCCGGCCCGTGCTCAAGGTTTCGCGATCACGCCCCCGCGCGCAGGGGGCCGTCAGACCCTGGCCGGGCCCGAACGGCCCTTCGTCCGGAGCGACGGCCGGCCCTGCCGAACTCTCCTGGCGCGCCCGGTCCTGGCCTCAGAGGCCCGTCCGTGGCCGGGCACCGCCCGCCGCCAGGGTTCGCAGCAGGCGGTTGCGGCCCCCGTTGGGCACGGTCCACAGCGGGTGCCCTCGTACCGCCCACGACTGCAGGAGGGCGTTGGCGGCGAGGAAGCCGCTGGTGGCGGCGCGTTCCATCAGGGCGACCGGGAGGTCCGTGCGCACCAGGTCGCCGGCGAGCACCAGGCCGGGCTGCGGGGTGCGGACGCCGGGGCGGTCGGCGTATCCGCCGACGGTGAACAGCGGGCAGTCCTGGCGCCACTCGTGGCGTGCGTCCAGGATCCGCGCGTCGCGGGTCTCGGGGTAGACGTTCCGGAGCTGGCCGATCAGATGCTCGGCCTCGGCGCCGGGGTCGGCGTTCGGGGGCAGCGCGTAGCCGTGGAGTTCGACCACGGAACCGCCGGTGCGGGCGGTCCATCGCGCGGCCTCCTGCTCCCAGCGCTCCAGGACGCTGACGTTGTCCAGGGAGCCGTATCCGGCCGTGCCCAGGAACCCGGGCCGGCCGGCGTCGACGGGTCGGTCGAGCCAGAGCCGGGAGACGAGGAAGGGCGGGGCGGTGCGGAGCCGGCCGACGCGCTCGCGCCAGGCGGCGTCCGCGAGCCGGGGTGAGCGGCCGACCAGGGAGCGCAGACCGGCGGTGTCGAGGGCCAGGACGACGGTGTCGTACGGCCTCTCCTCGCGGTCGGTGGCGACGGTGAAGGTGCTGTCCCCTCGGGGCGAGACGTTCTCGACGGAGGTGGACAGGCGCAGGTCGACGCCGTGGCGGCTGAGGTGTTTGGCGAGGGGGTCCCACAGGGCTGTCGGGAAGGGGTCGTCGGGTACGTCGAACAGGAGTCCCTCGGAGCTGCCCAGGAAGTAGATGTGGAACATCAGGACCATCTCGGCGGCCGAGAGGTCGCGGGGGTCGGCGAAGAAGCTCCGGGAGAAGACCTCGAAGGCCAGATGGCGGGCGGCCGCCGGGAAGCGCAGGGACTCCAGGAAGTCGTGGGCGCTGACGGCGTCCAGGTGGGCGTAGACGTCCGGGACGCGGACGTCTAGCAGGGGGAGGGCCGCGGCCGGGCGCATGCGCGCCAGGTCCCGCCAGCTGAAGGAAGGGCTCAGCGCCACGAAGCCCAGTGCGCTCAGTGGCGGGGTGCGCGGCACCCTGCGGAAGCTGTCGTGCAGTCCGTCGCGGTGCCGCAGCGGATAGTCGGGGAGGCCGGTGAGACGGCCCGGAGGGGATTCGGTGCGGCTCAGCAGGCCGCGCAGGTTGTAGTACTGGCGGAAGAAGGCGTGGAAGCCGCGGCTCATGGTCACGGTGGTGCCGTCGGAAAGGGCGGTGCTCCAGCCGCCGACGCGGCCGCCCAGGTAGGCCTCGCGCTCGTAGAGGGTGACGTCGACGCCGCGTTCGGCGAGTGCCGTGGCGGCGGCGAGGCCGGCGATGCCGCCGCCCACGACGGCCGTGCTGCGTGGCCGCCCGCCTACCCGGGTCGCTCCGGGCGGCGGGGGCAGCAGGACGGCGTGCCGGTCCTGTCCGGGGCGGTCGGCCCCGGCCGCGGCGGGGGTCACCGCGCGCTCCCGGCGAGTGGGGCGGCGCGGCGGGCGACGACGGTGTGGGTGATGCCGGTCTGCCAGCCGGGCAGCGGCAGGGCCCGTACACGGTCGAATCCCCGGGCCCGGACGCGGTCGGTGAACCGGTCCACGGTGTCGAACTCGACGACGCTGCGCCACAGATGGCGGTACAGGCCGCCGTCGCCGAGGGCGGTGGCGACGGGCAGCACCAGGCCGCGGCACACCCCCGTCCAGACGGCACGGTCGAGGGGGCGTCCGCTGAGGGTGTACTCGTGCACGGCGAGCCGGCCGTGCGGGGCCAGCAGGCCGTGGACGGTGTCCAGCACGGCGTCGGGGTCCGCGACGTTGCGGAAGAGGTAGGCGGCGAACACCGCGTCGAAGGGTCCTGTCACGCCCGCGTCGGCGAGCGTCTCCGCGGGAGCGCGCACGAACCGGACGTTGCCGGGCCACCGCTTGGCCGTGGCCCGGTCCAGCATCCCGGCGGAGGCGTCCACGGCGGTGATCTCCGCGTCCGGGAGCACCCGGGCGAGCGCGGCGGTGGAGGCTCCGGTGCCGCAGCCGAGGTCCAGGACGCGGAGCCCGGTACCCGGGCGGGGCAGGCCGAGCCGGCGTGCCGAGCGGCACAGCTGGGCGTGGTAACCGGGGTTGGCGGCCACGAGGGTGTCGTAGCTGTGCGCCGCATGGTCGAACGCGGCGGCCAGGTCCGCGTCACGCAGCACGGTCACGCTGCCTCCTCAGAGGGGTCGTCGGGGAGTCGGTGGTCGGCGGGCCGTGCCGCGGGTCAGGGGCCGGGGAAGGGGCGCAGGGGCAGCCGGGGCACTTCCGTGGCGGCTCGCAGCATGGGCAGGACGGGGGTGCGCAACCCGATGGCGATGTCCTCGTGCGGCCGGGTTCCGCCGTCGAGGAAGCGCAGCAGCCGGGTCATGGGGATCCTGGTGAACAGGCGTGCGAAGAAGTCGGCGCCGTCCACCAGGCCGCTGTCGAGGGCGTGCAGCAGGACCGCGTCCATGGCGCGGGCGCGAGGTGAGTGGGGCTGCGGGGGCAGGGGCCGGCGGCCCCGGTGCAGGGCCGCCGCGACGGCCGCGGTCTGGCGCTGCACTCCGGCGAAGGTGTAGCCGGTCGAGGGCCGGGTCGCTCCGCCGGCCGTTCCGATGCGGAAGACCGACGCGCCGGTCTGCCGTGCGAACCGGGCGTCGGTCATCGGGATGACCCCGGATTCCGTTCCGGTCACCTCGAAGTCCCCCAGCCCGAGCACCGTGCCGGTGTAGTGGGTCAGCGCCTCGTCGTACGCGTCCGCGGACAGGACGGCCGGGGAGAACTCCGTGTACTCCACCAGGGCCTGGTCCGGGCGGGTGGGCAGGACGTAGCCGAAGGAGAGGCCCTGGGCGGGCTGGCGGGTGCGCAGGTCCATGAACTCCGCGCGGGCCGGGTCGAAGACGGGACGGCGGGTGCGGACGAACCAGCCGTGGAAGTGCTGGAGGAGGGTCGTACGGGCCGCCGGGAGGCTGCCCAGGGGCCGGGAGTCGAACACCCAGCGGGCCCGCACGGACTCGGCGTGCCCGTCCGCCGTGCGGGCGTCGACGCGGGCACCCCGCGGAAGGCCTTCGACGCTCTCGACCGTCGCCTCGACGCGCCGTACCCGGCCGCCGCGGTCGAGGTCGTGCTGGACCAGGGACTCGAAGTCGTCCGAGTGGATCATCTTGTAGCGCAGGGGCGAGATGTCCTGCTCGATCGGCTCCCCCGTGGGCCGGTGCACCCGCAGGCGCTGCCAGGACCTGGTGACCGCCGCGTCGTAGGGCCCCCGGCCGGACTCCCAGAAGCACCAGGTGCGCCGGGGCGGCCGCAGCGGCCCGGGCGGGGCGTCCAGGAGAACGACGGACAGGCCGGCCGTGCCGGGGGCGGGGCGGGAGAGGCGGTGGGCCAGCGACAGGCCCGCGGCCCCCGCTCCGATGATGGCGACGTCCGCCTCGTACATGTCCGGGTCACTCCCTCCGCGCCGTCGCCGTGTTCCGCGGCGGTGTTCCGGTGGCAGTACCCGCCCGGATGCGGATGTCACCTGCTCCGCACGGCGCGTACCGCCGACCGGAGGTACGGACACGTCGGGATCACCGGCCGGAGGTACGGATGTGCATCGATTCTGCGTCGTTGTCACGCGGCGCACTCGACGAGTTCGTCCTCGCGGAGCCGGCCGGCGAGGCGGCGCAGGCCCCGGCGCGCATGGCTCTTGACCGTTCCCAGCGGCCAGCCGGTGAGTTCGGCGATCTGGGTCTGGGTGAGGTCGTCGTAGAAGGCGAGGTTGAGCACCCGTCGCTGCGGTGCCGGGAGCTGCGACATCTCGGCGGCCAGCAGGACCCGGTCGAGGGCGGCCTCGGGCAGTACGGCCTCGTCGGAGGCCCGCAGCAGCAACTGGGCGCCCGCGGCGGCGACGAGTTCGTTGCGCCGGGTGCGGGCGGCGAGCGCGTCGGCGATCTTCCGGCGGGCGATCCCCGTCAGCCAGCCGGGCAGGGTGCCGCGCTCCGGGGCGAATCCGGCGCGGCCCCGCCATGCGGCGAGGAACACCAGCTGGGTGATGTCCTCGGCCTCTCTCGCATCCCCCAGGGAGCGCCGGGCGAGGGCGTGGACGAGCGGCCCCCACCGGCGGTGCACGACCGTGAGGCATGCCTCGTCCCCATTGAGGAACCCCTCCACGAGCTCGCTGTCGTCGATGTCCCCGCCGGTTCGCTGTGCGGTCGTCATCGTCACTCCTCCGCTGGGCCTGGTGGTCGCCGAGAGCGACTGCGGCCCTTCCACCCTGCGGACACCGCTCAAGGGGAGCAACTTGCATCGACTTCGCATCGAATCGGGCCGGGAAGGTGGAACACCTGTCCAGCGGGGCCCGGCTCGTCCCTTCCCTCCTTTACCTTTCCGCCCCGCATCCGTCTCCGCCACCCGAGCCGAACCGGTCATGACGACGCAGTTGCGATCACGAGGATCTTGATGAGGGGAACCGGCATGAGCTCCACCGTGACCAAGGACCACCACGCGGACCGGAGTCCGTGCGCCCACCCGGCCCCGGGGCAGTCCTCCCCCGCGCCGCCCCGCCGGACGGCCCCGGAGCCGGGCCACGGCCCGGGCGATCACCAGCGTGCCTCCCCTCCCGGGGCCGGGCCGGCACACGGCGAGGACCCACGGGCCGTGGACGCGGACGTGACCCGGGCCGTGCGCGCGGTGCTGGACGAGCTGCTCGACCGTCACCTGAACGCGGCCGGGGCGGTGGACCCGCTCTTCGGCGAGGACCTGGCCGCGCGGGTCGCCCGGTTCACACGCGGCGGCGGAAAACTCGGCCGTTCCCGCTTCGTGTGGTGGGCCCTGCGGGCCTGCGGCGGCGACGAGCCCTGGCGGACCCGTGCCGCGCTGCGGATCGGAGCCGCCCTGGAACTCATCCAGACCTGCGCCCTGGTCCATGACGACGTGATGGACGGCGCACGACTGCGCCGGGGACGACCGGCACTGCACACCGACGTGGCGGCCCAGTACGCCGGTGCCTGCGGCACACCGCGCGCCGGACGCCTCGGGGAGGCCGCGGCGATCCTCGCCGGTGACCTGGCCCTGGCGTGGGCCGACGACACCCTGGCGGACACCGAGCTGCCGCGCCCCACCGCACGGCGGGTACGGGACCTGTGGAGCGCCCTGCGCACGGAGATGGTGGCCGGGCAGTACCTGGACCTGCAGGGTGAGGCGACCTCGGCGCGTTCGATGGCCAGGGCGATCCGCGCCGCCTGCCTCAAGAGCGCCCTGTACTCCGTGGAACGCCCGCTCGCGCTGGGGGCGGCGCTGGCCGACGCCGGCCCCTCCGCCACCCGGGCCCTGTGCTCGGCGGGCCGCTGCGTGGGGCTGGCGTTCCAGCTGCGCGACGACCTCCTCGACGTCTTCGCGGACCCGCGCGACACCGGCAAGCCCGCGGGCGGTGACATCCGCAGCGGCAAACCCACCTACCTGGCGGCCGTCGCCCAGGCGCGGGCGGAGTCCTCGGGTGACCGGCGCGCCCAGGACCTGCTGCGCGACACGCTCGGTCGCGCGGACGCCTCCGACGCCGAACTCGCCGCGGTGCGCGAGGTGTTCGAATCCACCGGCGCGCGCGACACCGTGGAGGAGAAGATCCGCAGGCTGGTGGCCCAGGGACTGCGCCACCTGGACACGGCGGCCCTGGAACCCGAGCCCACCAGGCAGTTGCGGACGCTGATGCGCGCCGCGAGCGGGGTCGCCGACACCGCGGCTTCCGAGGTGGTCCCCGTCTCCCTGATCCTGGCGACCGGCGAGGGGGCCGGACGATGACCCGTACCGTTCCCGGGCGCACCGACCACGTGGTGGTCGTGGGCGCCGGCCTGTCCGGACTGGCGGCCGCCCTGCACCTGCTGGGCGCCGGACGCCGGGTGACCCTGGTGGAACGCGAGGCGTCACCCGGCGGGCGGGCCGGGCGGATCGTACGCGGCGGCTACCAGCTCGACACCGGGCCCACGGTGCTGACCATGCCTCACCTGGCGGACGAGGCGTTCGCCGCGGTCGGCGACAGCCTGGCCGCCCGGGTCGACCTGGTGCCGCTGCACCCGGCCTACCGGGCCCGGTTCGCCGACGGCAGCTCCCTGGACGTCCACACCGGCGCCGAGGCGATGGAGGCGGAGATCGAGCGCTTCGCCGGGGCCCGCGAGGCCGCCGGGTACCGCCGGCTGCGCGCCTGGCTGGAGCGGCTCTACCGGGTCCAGATGCGACGTTTCATCGACGCCGACTTCGACTCGCCCCTGCACCTGCTCCATCCCGACCTCGCCCGCCTGGCCGCGCTCGGCGGGTTCGGGCGGCTGGACGCGCGCATCGGACGCTTCCTGCACGACGAGCGGCTGCGGCGCGTCTTCTCCTTCCAGTCCCTGTACGCGGGCGTGGCACCGGAGCGCGCCCTGGCCGCGTACGCCGTCATCGCCTACATGGACACGGTGGCGGGTGTCTGGTTCCCCCGCGGCGGAATGCACGCCCTGCCCAGGGCGATGGCGGACGCCGCCACGGACGCGGGGGCCGACCTGCGCTTCGGGCAGACGGTCACGCGCCTGGAACGCTCCGGGGAACGGATCACCGCCGTCATCACCGACGCCGGCCGCATCGCCTGCGACGCCGTGGTCCTCACCCCGGACCTGCCCGTCACCTACCGGCTGCTGGGCCGCGCTCCGAGGCGTCCGGTGGGTCTGCGCTTCTCGCCGTCCGCGGTGATCCTGCACGCCGGCACGGACCGCACCTGGCCCTCGCTGGCCCACCACACCATCTCCTTCGGCGCCGCCTGGCGGCAGACCTTCGCCGAACTCACCCGGTCGGGGCAGCTGATGAGCGATCCGTCCCTGCTCATCACCCGCCCGACCGCCACCGACCCGAGCCTGGCCCCGCCCGGCCACCATCTGCACTACATCCTGGCGCCCTGTCCCAACACGGAGATCGGGCCCGGCGCGGCCGAATGGGGCGACCTGGGGCCGCGCTACCGCGACAGCCTGCTCGCCGAACTGGAGCGGCGCGGCCTCGCCGGCCTCGCCGCCTCCGTCGAGGAGGAGTGCCTGGTCACCCCGGCCGACTGGCAGGCCCAGGGCCATGCGGCGGGCTCGCCCTTCTCCGCCGCCCACACCTTCGCGCAGACCGGGCCGTTCCGGCCCCGCAACCTGGTGCGCGGCACGGTCAACGCCGTCATCGCCGGATGCGGCACCACTCCCGGTGTCGGTGTGCCGACCGTCCTGCTGTCGGGCAAGCTCGCCGCGGCCCGCATCACCGGCGGTACCCGCCCGGGGCGGCCGCGCCCCGCCGTCCGCACACCCCGGGAACGGAGGCCGGTATGACCGACCGTGAACTCGACGCGGCCGGCGTCACCGATCCGGTGCTGCGGCAGGCGTACACCCGATGCCGGCGGCTGAACGCCCGGCACGGCAGGACGTACTTCCTCGCCACCCGTCTGCTGCCGGTGGCACGCCGGCCGGCCGTGCACGCGCTGTACGGGTTCGCCCGCTGGGCCGACGACATCGTCGACACCCTCGACGGCACGACCACCCCCGCCGAGCGGGCCCGACGGCTGACCGTGCTGCAGCACGAGCTGGAGCTGGGACTGCGGGCGGGCGACAGCGCCGAGCCGGTGGTGCGCGCCCTGGCCGACACCGCGCGGCGCTACGGCATCGACCACCGCCACTTCACCGACTTCATGACCGCGATGCGCGCCGACCTCGACATCACGGGCTATGCCACCTACGCCGACCTGCGCACCTACACCTACGGCTCGGCGGAGGTGATCGGACTGCAGATGCTGCCGGTGCTCGGCACGGTCGTGCCGCGCGAGGAGGCGGCACCGCACGCGGCGGCCCTGGGCGTGGCGTTCCAGCTCACCAACTTCCTGCGGGACGTGGGCGAGGACCTCGAGCGCGGCCGCGTCTACCTGCCCGCCGACCTGCTGGCCGCCCACGGCGTCGACCGGCAACTCCTGCACTGGAGCCGGGACACCGGCCGTCCCGACCGCCGGATCACCGCCGCCCTGCGGGAGTTCGAACTGCTGACCCGCTCCGTCTACCGTGAGGCCGCCCCGGGGCTGGCCATGCTCGACCCCGTCTCGCGCCCGTGCATCCGCACCGCCTTCGTCCTGTACGGCGGCATCCTGGACGCGATCGCGGCGGACGAGTACCGCACGGTGCAGCGCCGTGCCGTGGTCCCCGGACACCGCCGTGCGGTCGTGGCCCTCGACGGCCTGGTCCGGGTGGGCGCGGCGCGCCTGCGGCACAGGACGGCGGGCGAGCCGCCGGCACCCCTGGCGGACACGGCGGACGACACGTCGTCGACATGGCGGAGGATCGCATGACACCGCGACGGCCCTCGGGACGCCCCCGCTACCCGCTCTCCCTGCGGCGCCGCCCGGTGCGCTGGGAGGAACAGCGACCGACCTGGCGGCAGGCCCGGCCCGCGCTGATCGCCGAGGCGCTGAAGCGGGCTGAGGCCCGGCCGTCCGGCAACTGGTACGTCGTCGGCGCCACCCGGGACGTACGCGACGACCGGCCGCTGTCCGCCACGGTGGCCGGGCACGAACTGGTGGTGTGGCGCACCGCCGACGGGCGGCTCGCGGCGGGTCCCGGCATCTGCCCGCACCTGGGGGCACCGCTCGCCGACAGCCCGGTGCGCTGCGGGACCCTCGTCTGCCACTGGCACGGACTGGCCCTGGAGGGCGGGTCGTTCGCCGGGTGGGAGCCGCTGCCCGTGCACGACGACGGAGTACTGGTCTGGGTGCGCTTGGACCAGGTGGGCGGTGAACCGCCGACCCCGACACCGGTGGTGCCGGCCCGGCCGCGGTTGTCGCGCTCCGTCGCCGCCGTGTACACGGGGGTCGGGATGTGCGAGCCGGAGGACGTCGTGGCCAACCGGCTGGACCCCTGGCACGGCGCATGGTTCCACCCGTACTCGTTCGTCGATCTCACCGTGGTCGACACCCCCGACGCCGAGGGAGCGGGCGAGGACGGGTTCACCGTGGACGTCTCCTTCAAGGTCGCCGGGCGGATCGTGGTGCCGGTGCGGGCCGTGTTCACCACGCCCGGACCGCGGACGGTCCTCATGCGCATCACCGAGGGCGAGGGCGTGGGGTCGGTGGTCGAGACGCACGCGACCCCGCTCGGCCCGGACGAGTCGGGCCGGCCGCGCACCGCAGTCGTCGAGGCGGTCGTGGCCTCCTCCGCGCGTCCCGGCTTCGCCATGGCCCGCACGGCCGCCCCCGTACTGCGCCGGCTGATGGCGGCGGGGGCGGCGCGGCTGTGGCGGGACGACCTGGCCTACGCCGAACGCCGCTGGCTGCTGCGCTCCACCGGACGTTTCCCCGGCTGACCGCACCGCCCGTGCCACGGTTCAGCGGGGCGGGCCGGCGACCGCGTCGGGGTGATCGGTGAGGTAGTCCAGGAGCACCGACCGGAAGCTCGCGTCGGGGCCCAGTCCCAGCGCGGCGGCGCGCCGGTGGTCGAAGACCGCGGGCCATGAGCCGACGATCGCTTCGACCGC
This genomic window contains:
- a CDS encoding lycopene cyclase family protein, yielding MYEADVAIIGAGAAGLSLAHRLSRPAPGTAGLSVVLLDAPPGPLRPPRRTWCFWESGRGPYDAAVTRSWQRLRVHRPTGEPIEQDISPLRYKMIHSDDFESLVQHDLDRGGRVRRVEATVESVEGLPRGARVDARTADGHAESVRARWVFDSRPLGSLPAARTTLLQHFHGWFVRTRRPVFDPARAEFMDLRTRQPAQGLSFGYVLPTRPDQALVEYTEFSPAVLSADAYDEALTHYTGTVLGLGDFEVTGTESGVIPMTDARFARQTGASVFRIGTAGGATRPSTGYTFAGVQRQTAAVAAALHRGRRPLPPQPHSPRARAMDAVLLHALDSGLVDGADFFARLFTRIPMTRLLRFLDGGTRPHEDIAIGLRTPVLPMLRAATEVPRLPLRPFPGP
- a CDS encoding sigma-70 family RNA polymerase sigma factor, which translates into the protein MTTAQRTGGDIDDSELVEGFLNGDEACLTVVHRRWGPLVHALARRSLGDAREAEDITQLVFLAAWRGRAGFAPERGTLPGWLTGIARRKIADALAARTRRNELVAAAGAQLLLRASDEAVLPEAALDRVLLAAEMSQLPAPQRRVLNLAFYDDLTQTQIAELTGWPLGTVKSHARRGLRRLAGRLREDELVECAA
- a CDS encoding polyprenyl synthetase family protein; translation: MSSTVTKDHHADRSPCAHPAPGQSSPAPPRRTAPEPGHGPGDHQRASPPGAGPAHGEDPRAVDADVTRAVRAVLDELLDRHLNAAGAVDPLFGEDLAARVARFTRGGGKLGRSRFVWWALRACGGDEPWRTRAALRIGAALELIQTCALVHDDVMDGARLRRGRPALHTDVAAQYAGACGTPRAGRLGEAAAILAGDLALAWADDTLADTELPRPTARRVRDLWSALRTEMVAGQYLDLQGEATSARSMARAIRAACLKSALYSVERPLALGAALADAGPSATRALCSAGRCVGLAFQLRDDLLDVFADPRDTGKPAGGDIRSGKPTYLAAVAQARAESSGDRRAQDLLRDTLGRADASDAELAAVREVFESTGARDTVEEKIRRLVAQGLRHLDTAALEPEPTRQLRTLMRAASGVADTAASEVVPVSLILATGEGAGR
- the crtI gene encoding phytoene desaturase family protein; the encoded protein is MTRTVPGRTDHVVVVGAGLSGLAAALHLLGAGRRVTLVEREASPGGRAGRIVRGGYQLDTGPTVLTMPHLADEAFAAVGDSLAARVDLVPLHPAYRARFADGSSLDVHTGAEAMEAEIERFAGAREAAGYRRLRAWLERLYRVQMRRFIDADFDSPLHLLHPDLARLAALGGFGRLDARIGRFLHDERLRRVFSFQSLYAGVAPERALAAYAVIAYMDTVAGVWFPRGGMHALPRAMADAATDAGADLRFGQTVTRLERSGERITAVITDAGRIACDAVVLTPDLPVTYRLLGRAPRRPVGLRFSPSAVILHAGTDRTWPSLAHHTISFGAAWRQTFAELTRSGQLMSDPSLLITRPTATDPSLAPPGHHLHYILAPCPNTEIGPGAAEWGDLGPRYRDSLLAELERRGLAGLAASVEEECLVTPADWQAQGHAAGSPFSAAHTFAQTGPFRPRNLVRGTVNAVIAGCGTTPGVGVPTVLLSGKLAAARITGGTRPGRPRPAVRTPRERRPV
- a CDS encoding phytoene/squalene synthase family protein — translated: MTDRELDAAGVTDPVLRQAYTRCRRLNARHGRTYFLATRLLPVARRPAVHALYGFARWADDIVDTLDGTTTPAERARRLTVLQHELELGLRAGDSAEPVVRALADTARRYGIDHRHFTDFMTAMRADLDITGYATYADLRTYTYGSAEVIGLQMLPVLGTVVPREEAAPHAAALGVAFQLTNFLRDVGEDLERGRVYLPADLLAAHGVDRQLLHWSRDTGRPDRRITAALREFELLTRSVYREAAPGLAMLDPVSRPCIRTAFVLYGGILDAIAADEYRTVQRRAVVPGHRRAVVALDGLVRVGAARLRHRTAGEPPAPLADTADDTSSTWRRIA